GGCCGACCGGTTGGGCTGACCGCTCAGCGCCAGCGTGTATAATCCGTACAGGTTCTGCCGACTGATTATTTTACGAACAGCGTTACCCGTCTCCTCAAAAATCACTTCATCCTCCAGCGCGGGGCTACCGGTGCGAACCGTAAGGCGGTCGAGGGCCTTGCTGTAAACCGAGGGATTGATTTCAAAACCGGCCCGCCGGGCTTCGGTTAGAAAATGAACCGCGTAGGCCGAGGCCCAACCGTCTTCCGTGGGCAAACCAGGCCACATGCTGAAACCACCGTCGGCCAGTTGCAGGGATTCTACGCGCCGAACTGCTTCCTGAACCGTGTAAGTCGGATTCTGATCACTTTCGCCGGAACGCACAAAATACGTTCCCGGTTTGCCCATCGTTTTGAGCACATCGGCGAAATACAATTGCGGAAAAGCCTTGGAAATGGTTTGTTCCATGCAGCCGTACGGGTAGCCAAGCAGGTACGACAGTTCCCGGCTTACCTGCACCATTGGCGACCGGCCAACGGTTAGCTGGCTCCGTACCGTACCGGGAATAAATGCGTTGGTAAAATCAATGGTCTGGGACTGATTTGCCCCCACGACGCCCGACTGGGCCGTTTTCAGCAACGATGTAACCGGTCGGACGGTCAGGTCGATGCTTTCGGAGAACGTTTCGTTTATCCCCTTTACCAACACCGTCATGTTTCCCGTTCCAAGGGCGGTTTTCGCCTTGACCGCAAACGTGGTGCGGGTTTCCTGACCCGGCGGAATGGTGAGATGCTGCGTTGTTGACCCACTCGCCAGCAGAGCGCCGGTTAGTCTGAGCGAAGCCGTCACCGAAGCCGGTTTCCGGGTTGTATTGCTGATGGTAACGGGCAGGCTTAGTTCGTCATCCGGGCTCAGGAAGCGGGGTGCGCCGGTGCTGATCACGAGCGGGTCGGCCACTTTCATGTTCTGCGTTGCCGAACCAAATGCTTTGTCTTTGTAGGCGACGGCCATGATCCGTAAATCCCCCGAGAATTGCGGGATTGCTACCTCAAAACTGGCTTCTCCGCTGCCGTTCGCTTTCAGGACTCCGCTCCACAACGCCACCAGTTTTACCCGCCCGTTGCTCAGCGGGTTGATGCGTTTCCCTAATTCATACCCGTCGCCCCCCGACGACGAGCTTCCGGCAATGGTTAATTCCGGGTACAAAAACGAATACAAATCATGGCTACCGACTTCCAAAGCGCGTTTCTGGTAAAAATAACCGTGAATATCCGGCGTCGGATAGTTTTTCAGCTGTAAGATTCCCTCATCGACAACGGCCACGGTCAGCTCGGCATTGGGCCGGGTTTTAATCGAAATGCGCTGGTTAGTTTTGGACCGCGACTGAGCCGCTGCGGAGATCGTTACGGGGAGTTTCGTGTCGGGGTCCTGCACCCGAACCGGCGCAAAACCGTGGGCGACCGTCAGCGGCAAATTGGAGCCGTCGACGGGGCGAATGAGCGTTGCTGTCACGTATACCGTGGGCAGGTGCGTTTCGTTCAAACTAACGGTTAATTCGGCCGACTTCTGGTCTGTTTCCAGCACGTGGGTTTCCAGTACCCGGTTGCGTTCCACTGCCACCAGCAACTTGCCCGCAAATGGCGTTTTAAACAGCACCTTTGCCTTGTCGCCCACCTCGTACTGCTCTTTGTCAAACTCCATCAGCACCTGACCCTCCGTGCTGACCTCAAACGAGGAGCTTTGGGTGGTTCCCAAACCGTAGGCGTAATACGATACGGCGGTGTAGGCCGCAATCCGATCACCGTTTTGGTCCGGTCGCCGGATGCGCACTTCGTACTCCCCGGATACCGTCGGCACGTAGCTGAACCGGGCCCGTCCGTCGGCCAAGGTAAGCTTGTTGGAATAGACAACCTTTTCGCGTTTTTTCGACACATACCGCAATTGTTCGTATTGTTTTTCGATCACGGTCTGGTACTCAAACCGGACGACCTCGGCCAGCGCCGTGGCGCCTTTCTGCAACGCACCGTTCCGGTCGACGGCCACCACATCGACGGGCAGGGGGGTATTGGTGCCTACGTACGAATCCGCCAGCCGGATTCCGTAAAAAGTTGGCTGCGTAAACACTTCAAACCGCTTCAGACGGTTGACAGGTCGGCTGTTTTCGTCAAAAACCGTCACGAACAGATTACCGTCCAGCACTCCGATATTCTGGTAACTCACCGGAACCGGGAACCGCTCGATGGCTTGCCCACGGGCATCCGTGACCCCCTGGCGCAGATTTTTTTCAAACCTTGCCTGACTTTGGATGGCAAACGTATAATCCGGAAATGGCCGGGCCGTAAACGCCCGTTGCTTCAGTTGCAGGTCCATTTCGTAAGTCCGTCCGGCGGCCGGAGGGCCAAACAGGTTTGTCGCCGTAGCGGTCATGGTGATGGTTTCGCCGGGGCGGTAGGCATCGCGTTCCGTGCGGGTTTCCACCCGGATACGGTCCGGAATAAACTCTTCAATACTGATGTTTCGCGACGCCAGCAGCACCTCGTTGGCGTTGTAGACCTCGGTTACGTACGTACCCGTAACCGCGGCCGGGTCGATGGGCACATCGGTAGCAACCGCCCCCTGTTCGTTGGTGGTTTGGCGAAAAACCCGGTATTCCTTTCCGGTGGGTGACAGAATTTTGATTTTCAACGGTATTTCACCAACGCTTTCCCAAACCGGATTGCGAATGACGGTGTTGAAGTGAATCGTTTCGCCGGGGCGGTAAATGTTGCGGTCGCCGTAAACGAAAGCGTCAAAGCCCGTTGGATTGTCGCGCTTGCCTTCTACCTCGAACCGCGACGTTTCGACTTTTGCGTCCTGCAACAGCAGATAGTTGAAGTCATCGTCCGCTTTTGCCGATACCAGCGCCAGTCTGGAGCCGGGGCTTTTCTCCGCAATGTTCTCAAAATGGGCCACGCCCTTCCCGTTGGTTTGTACCGTAGCGATCTCCTGATTGTTGCCACTGACCAGCGTAATGGCTACGTTGGCCAGCGGTTCGGTGGTTTTAATGGAATTGGCAAAAACCCAAACCTCATTGCTTCCCTGTTTGGCAATCAGGCCAATATCCGAAACAGAAACGAGCTTGGTTGCATTGATGTAGGCATTTTCCTTGGAGCTGACCGTCACCAGGTAAATACCGCGCGGTGGATTTTTGCCGGGTGCGGGGAGGTCGGGGAGGGCCAGGTTGAGCGCCGAAACGCCCTTTACTTTAGGCAAATTAACGGTTTCGACGGTTTTGTTGACGATGATGTCGCTGTATTGCTGCGGTTCGTCTTCGTAGTAAACGTGCGTTCCCAGCGGTTGCCACTGCCCGTCAATTTCGCCGTGTTCTTCATACCGACCGGAGCGGAGGTAGTGCAAAATGTTGTTTTCGTAAATCTTGGCAATTTTTACGTCCACCTTCGGCACGTTCACAATGTTGACGCCCACGTTTTTTGCGCCTTTTGAGGAAAGATAAACTGCCCGCTTGTTGGCAAATGAAATACCGGCGGGCATTTTACCAAAGAACAAATCTTTCGTTACGGCTTCCTCCAGGCGGGTACCCAGTGTGCCATTCATTTGGTCGGTCAGCGTCAAAACGTACGTTTCGGTTTCGCTGAAATTGCCCCGGATGATGAAGCCGTTTTCAGTCGGCTCAGTGCGCGTCTCGACCGCCGGCGACAGGGTGTAATACGCGCTTAGGTTGTTGGTTTGGAGTTCCTGCGTGGTAACGACACGGATAACGCCTTCGTTGTTTTCGAAGCCGGTTTTAAGGTCTACTACGTCCAGCCGATACGGTGAGGGTAGGGTGGAGGTTTGTTCAAAGTCTTCCCGGGTGCTGAACGTGGTATTCTGCACTTTCAACCCTTTTCCGATCCGCATTTTTAACGGCGTTTCGTTGCGGGACGATGGGGCATCGGCCAATATCACCGGAATGGTTTCGTTCGGAGCGGATTGCAGGACCTGCGTGGTCAACGGTTTTCGCTCTCCGGCTTCTATTTTCAGCAAACCGGCCAGTTCGGCCCCGCTAACGGGATAGTTGAAATTCAGTCTTGCTTTAGCAACCGGGCGGCCCGTTTCCCCGCGTGTCCACCAGAGTTCCGTATTAATCAGTTGCAGATAAGGCGTGTGAAACGTGATGGTTTCGTTATCAAGCGCAAGTTGTTTCTCATCCTGCTGGCGTACCAGGGCGTTGTTCAGGTGGGCTTTGTAATCCGTGGCCGGTTTGAAAGCCACGGCGGGCGAAAACACCAGCTCGTTGGCGGCTGTCCATTTAAAACTTCCCGCCACAGCCGGTTCAAAGGTTACGTATTGCGTCGAATCCCATTCGTTGAGCCGTCCTTCGGGCACCAGGTTTTTACTGAATGTGAATACCAGGTTCTGGCTTTGGGCCACTTCGTCTTCAAAGTTCTGGTTGATTAGCCGGACGGTATTGGTCAGGTGAGAGCAGGTGGTTAACAGAACTGAGGCAGCAAGAGCCAGCAGCGGACGCAGGAACGCCTTCATGGTTTGGTAGGTTGCAGTGTAGAACGTCGAAAGGTCTTAAAAATAGTTGGTATTTTGCAGGGGGACTTAACGAATGTCAACTTCAACCGCTAATCATCCTGCGCCAGAGGTGTAAAACGTTAGATGAAATCAAATCAGGTAGGCCGCAAAACATTACATCTACACAAGCGGTTCTTAGCACTTAACTCTAACTCAACGTATGTTATGCAGGATTCAAGACACGACGAAGAAGGCCACATTCAGAACCTGGCCGGAACCGAAGCCCTCGAGAAGTTGAAAGACCTCGCCGAAGGTATTTGTATGTTTACCACGTTTACCGACAGCCGGCCGGCTCCGAGCCGACCAATGGCCCTACAGGGCGTGGACGAGGACGGTGCGCTGTATTTTTTTAGCGCAGCGTCCTCC
This Larkinella insperata DNA region includes the following protein-coding sequences:
- a CDS encoding alpha-2-macroglobulin family protein, with the translated sequence MKAFLRPLLALAASVLLTTCSHLTNTVRLINQNFEDEVAQSQNLVFTFSKNLVPEGRLNEWDSTQYVTFEPAVAGSFKWTAANELVFSPAVAFKPATDYKAHLNNALVRQQDEKQLALDNETITFHTPYLQLINTELWWTRGETGRPVAKARLNFNYPVSGAELAGLLKIEAGERKPLTTQVLQSAPNETIPVILADAPSSRNETPLKMRIGKGLKVQNTTFSTREDFEQTSTLPSPYRLDVVDLKTGFENNEGVIRVVTTQELQTNNLSAYYTLSPAVETRTEPTENGFIIRGNFSETETYVLTLTDQMNGTLGTRLEEAVTKDLFFGKMPAGISFANKRAVYLSSKGAKNVGVNIVNVPKVDVKIAKIYENNILHYLRSGRYEEHGEIDGQWQPLGTHVYYEDEPQQYSDIIVNKTVETVNLPKVKGVSALNLALPDLPAPGKNPPRGIYLVTVSSKENAYINATKLVSVSDIGLIAKQGSNEVWVFANSIKTTEPLANVAITLVSGNNQEIATVQTNGKGVAHFENIAEKSPGSRLALVSAKADDDFNYLLLQDAKVETSRFEVEGKRDNPTGFDAFVYGDRNIYRPGETIHFNTVIRNPVWESVGEIPLKIKILSPTGKEYRVFRQTTNEQGAVATDVPIDPAAVTGTYVTEVYNANEVLLASRNISIEEFIPDRIRVETRTERDAYRPGETITMTATATNLFGPPAAGRTYEMDLQLKQRAFTARPFPDYTFAIQSQARFEKNLRQGVTDARGQAIERFPVPVSYQNIGVLDGNLFVTVFDENSRPVNRLKRFEVFTQPTFYGIRLADSYVGTNTPLPVDVVAVDRNGALQKGATALAEVVRFEYQTVIEKQYEQLRYVSKKREKVVYSNKLTLADGRARFSYVPTVSGEYEVRIRRPDQNGDRIAAYTAVSYYAYGLGTTQSSSFEVSTEGQVLMEFDKEQYEVGDKAKVLFKTPFAGKLLVAVERNRVLETHVLETDQKSAELTVSLNETHLPTVYVTATLIRPVDGSNLPLTVAHGFAPVRVQDPDTKLPVTISAAAQSRSKTNQRISIKTRPNAELTVAVVDEGILQLKNYPTPDIHGYFYQKRALEVGSHDLYSFLYPELTIAGSSSSGGDGYELGKRINPLSNGRVKLVALWSGVLKANGSGEASFEVAIPQFSGDLRIMAVAYKDKAFGSATQNMKVADPLVISTGAPRFLSPDDELSLPVTISNTTRKPASVTASLRLTGALLASGSTTQHLTIPPGQETRTTFAVKAKTALGTGNMTVLVKGINETFSESIDLTVRPVTSLLKTAQSGVVGANQSQTIDFTNAFIPGTVRSQLTVGRSPMVQVSRELSYLLGYPYGCMEQTISKAFPQLYFADVLKTMGKPGTYFVRSGESDQNPTYTVQEAVRRVESLQLADGGFSMWPGLPTEDGWASAYAVHFLTEARRAGFEINPSVYSKALDRLTVRTGSPALEDEVIFEETGNAVRKIISRQNLYGLYTLALSGQPNRSAMNYYKTMALRSGETKLTADSRYLLAAAFYLTGDTRSYEVLLPKKFINTTNRRQSGGSYASPIRNLGLVLNTLLETDSDNLQIPALARQLSLALNSSPYLNTQESVFAVLALGKLAKKAAQSTATATLTANGKPVGQFTGKTLTLTAGIANQKLKLTAQGSGNLYWFAQTEGLSATGTYEEVDAGLRVRREFLNRDGAPMTSFRQNDLVVVRISLTSDNGIPVNNVVVTDMLPAGFEIENPRLTEPREMPWLKGASTPEHFDVRDDRIHFFASAGGKEQIFYYLVRVVSKGRFTLGPVSADAMYDASLRSYSGGSSITVN